The Harpia harpyja isolate bHarHar1 chromosome 26, bHarHar1 primary haplotype, whole genome shotgun sequence nucleotide sequence TGTGGGGGACAGGAGGAGCTGTGGGGACAGAGGGGGAGCTCGGGGCTGGACCTGTGCCAGCTGTGACCTGCGTCCCCGCTGTCCGCAGATTGTGGTGACAGTGTGGAAAAGGGACACGGAGCCGCCCGAGCTGCAGGAGGGCGGGGGGTACCTAAGCCTGCTGCAGACGCGGGCGCCTGCGCACGTCTTCCGCCAGGAGCAGGGGGCCTTCAAGGCACAGGGTAGGAGCGTCCCCGCATCCCCTCTCTCTCCCCGTATCCCCACGTCCCGTGTCCCCTGACCATCTGTGTCCCCATAGTGAGCACCCTGCTGACAGTGCTGCCCCCGCCTGTGGTGCGATGCCGCCAGCTCACCGTGTCCGGGAAGTACCTCACTGTGCTCAAAGGTGAGGGGGACAGGAGTCCCAAGGTGGCTGGAAAAGGGGTGGCATCTGTGGGGTGGCTGCGACAGAGCGGAGGATGTGGAGCCGGGGAGGATGTGACGTGGGCTGGTGGGGGCCACGACAGCGTTCCCTGTACTGTCCCCTGATGTCCCCATCCTCCAGTGCTCAACGGCTGGTCCCAGGAGGAGATCTCGCTGTGGGACGTGCAGATCCTGCCCAACTTCAATGCCAGTTACCTGCCCGTCATGCCCGACGGGTCCGTGCTGCTGGTCGATGATGTCTGGTGAGTGCCGAGCCGGGGGACCGTCCCTAGGGTGGAGGGCGTGGCGTGGCCGTGCTGCCTCCCAGACCCCATGGGGCCCCCCATTTTCCTCAGGATGCGACTGTGCCATGTCCCTGGCCCCACCCCAGGGAAGCACTGCCAGTCCTGGGCTGGCAGCGCGGGTCCCTGCGTGTCACTGAGCTGTCCCCGCACCCCGTCCTGCAGCCACCACTCAGGCGAGGTGCCTGTGGGTGCCTTCTGCCGCATGGCTGGTGCTGGCTCGGCCTGCCCCTGCGCCCTCAGCGCCCTCGAGGAGCACAACTTCCTCTTCCAGCTCCAGGCACCTGAGAGGCCCCCTGAGGACGCCAAAGAGGTGAGGGAACGCTGGGGGAACCCTAGGGCTGACTGCCCCGAGGCCAGGCATGAGGGGACGTTGGGGGACATCCTGGGCAGGGACCCTCCTAGTTGGGAGATGTCTGGGCCAGGATCAGGGGCCGCCGTCCCGGTTGGCGGCCTGAGGGATGCTGCCCTTGTCCAGGTGTCCTCCCCTGGGGGCAGTGGAGTCGACCCTGGCTGGGATGTGGGGCCACCGTCCCTGCTGTGGGGGACTATCCTTGTTGGACCCTGAGGTGTTTGTCTTTGCCAGGGAGCCAGGGGGACGTGGGGATGTTGGGGAGTGTTCTTGCTGGGGAGCGGTGGTGACAGGGACATCCCTGACCCATTGTCACTCCACCCAGGGCTTGGAGGTCCCACTGGTGGCCGTGATCCAGTGGTCAACGCCAAAACTGCCCTTCACCAGCAGCATCTACACACATTACCGGTAAGAACCACCCCGAGGGTCCTTGAGGTGCCCTGTCCCCAAGCAGGGAGGGACCTCCAGATCCTCCTGCCCCAAGGAGGGGGACGCAGAGATATCCCTACCCCTGCTTGTGCCATTAACCTCGTGTCTTGGGGCTGCCATGTGGCCATttccatgtccctgtccccacatcCTCAGGGCTCTGCGGGGCCGGCCCACGTTGCTAATTCCGCGTCCCTGTGGCTCGCAGTGGCCATCCCCATGTCAGTACACTCCTGCCATCCCCAGGCTGCCGAGCATCCGGCTGGAGCGGCCGCGCTTTGTGATGACGGCTGCCTGCGAGTCCCCAGTGCGGGCCCGGCAGCGCTTCACTGTCACCTACACGCTGCTCAACGACCTCCAGGACTTCCTGGCCGTGCGCCTCGTCTGGACACCTGAGACCGCCACGGCCGGTGGGGACAGAGGGGATGGGGCCTGGCAGGGGActgagggggcggggggggggatcggAGGGGCTGGCAGTGCCTCTGGGTGTAGCTAAGAGGGGGACAGATGGGGTGAGGGAAAGGGGGCAGCCAGGATGGGACAGTTGTagccaggaggtgctggaggtgGCCGGGCGGGGGCCAGCGGTCCCGTCCCCGCCGCGCTGGTGGTCCCCGCAGGGAAGAAGCTGTCCGGGGAGGAGCGCCGGGCCACGCAGGCGGCGCTGGATGCCATCGTGTGCCACACGCCGCTCAACAACCTGGGCTACTCGCGCAAGGGCAGCGCCCTCACCATCCGTGTGGCTTTCCAGGCGCTGCGGGCTGGCCTCTTCGAGGTGAGATCGTCTGGCTGCGGGGCCCCTGGGGCCGCGGTGGGGCCTGGCCTGGTGTCACCGCATCCCCTGTCTGTCCCCAGATGTCGCAGCACATGAAGCTGAAGCTGCAGTTCACGGCCAGCGTGGCCAACCCGCCACCCGAGGCCCGGCCCGTGTCACGcaagagcagccccagcagcccggCCGTGCGGGACCTGGTGGAGCggcaccaggctgggctgggccggtcccagtccttctcccaccagCAGCCATCCCGCAGCCATCTCATGAGGTACGCGGGGACAGCGGGGACCTGGCAGAGGGACACATGGGATGGGCAGAGCACCTGGGGCATGCTTGGAAGGGACACCTGGAACAAGATGGGCACAGTGGTGGGATCAGAGCAGGGTTGGGGGGGCATGCAGAAGGGCCATGTGGTGGGGTGAcaggcaggacagggctggggcACACCTGGGACAGGGAGGACACCCAGGATAAGGGTGACCCGGGGCAGCCCCCATCACCTCCCCACGCCCCAGGTCAGGCAGCGTGATGGAGCGACGTGCCATCACCCCGCCGGTGGGGTCCCCCGTGGGGCGTCCCCTCTACCTGCCCTCCGAGAAGACAGTGCTGTCCCTGGACAAGATTGCCAAGCGGGAGTGCAAGGTGCTGGTTGTGGAGCCCGTCAAGTGATGGGGACCTGGGGGACAATGGGGATGGACAAATCCTGCTGCGTCCTGGAGACTGCACTCGAAGGGGAcaagctttgggggggggggggggcgcagaaTGCAGGGGGCTGGGGCTCTGTCCCCGCACTCCCAGGCGATGAACCTGCTGCTTCACTGGGACTGGACTGGAACGTGCCATGGGGGTACCAATGGGGACAGGGGtctgtccccagcctgggggtGACAATGCTCTGGGGATGGGGGTGGCACGGGGGAAGCGGGGGGGACGTCCTGCAGCTGGTCCCAGTGCTGTTTACACCCCTTCAGCTTCCTGCGTTGCCTTGAATTTGGCTgcttggggtgggaggagggatggggggaacaAGGGACCAGGACCTCTCCCTGGGGCCATGGGGGACACTGGGACCTGTCCTTGGGGCGCTGAGCCAAAGGCAGGTCCTGCACTGCCAACCCCCGTGCCCCGCTGGGGATGGGGATGTCTCTGTGCCTCCCACTATGGGTGGTATCTCCACTCCCTGTTATTTATTTGTCTCCGCACTGGCTGCCGtccgtgtgtgtgcgcgcgtgccAATAAAGCGCTGGCCTGGACATGGAGACAAGTCTGTCACCGGGGGATGCTGGGGTGACTTGAGGTGTTGCAGGGCGTGGGAGTGGGGGGAGCAGGAGCCCCCCAAAGGGCTCTGTGTGCCCCTCTCCTACGAGGGCTCCATCTCACCCTGTGCCCTGTCCTGAGTGGACCTGTATCCCCCCGCAAAGAAGCCAGATGGGGGGGTCCAGGACATAATTTATTGCCTCAATAGAGGaacagtgtgtgtggggggtgatGCTGCGGGGACCCGAGGCACACGGGGGACACCACGTGGCCTTGGGGACTGCACGGACATGGAGGACCAGTCCCCAAGGCCCTCGAGGTGACAGGGACGCGACTGGGTGTCGCTGCAGGGCCCTGGGGCCAGCAGGGACAGGGGAGCCAGTCCTCCGCTACCCTGAGGCCCTGCGGACAGTGGGGATGAGGGGGACTGTCCCCCCCCCCTTGGCGACAGCGGGGGTGCATCTCAGACGGCAACGGGCTCCTGGACGTGGTTTTGCCGCTTCACCACGAAGAGCTTCTG carries:
- the TRAPPC14 gene encoding trafficking protein particle complex subunit 14, yielding MESQCDYFMYFPAVPFAARELLSGEPGRYRALPRRNHLYLGETVRFLLVLRCRPGSGGGTGPGRPPWAELAASLAALASVSPGGTEASGDRDGDGDPDGTGDGTGSGASPEPTVFRDCRALLTHSQGPPGRPAAGIPVEDPIVSTDEVIFPLTISLDKLPPGTVKAKIVVTVWKRDTEPPELQEGGGYLSLLQTRAPAHVFRQEQGAFKAQVSTLLTVLPPPVVRCRQLTVSGKYLTVLKVLNGWSQEEISLWDVQILPNFNASYLPVMPDGSVLLVDDVCHHSGEVPVGAFCRMAGAGSACPCALSALEEHNFLFQLQAPERPPEDAKEGLEVPLVAVIQWSTPKLPFTSSIYTHYRLPSIRLERPRFVMTAACESPVRARQRFTVTYTLLNDLQDFLAVRLVWTPETATAGKKLSGEERRATQAALDAIVCHTPLNNLGYSRKGSALTIRVAFQALRAGLFEMSQHMKLKLQFTASVANPPPEARPVSRKSSPSSPAVRDLVERHQAGLGRSQSFSHQQPSRSHLMRSGSVMERRAITPPVGSPVGRPLYLPSEKTVLSLDKIAKRECKVLVVEPVK